From the genome of Perca flavescens isolate YP-PL-M2 chromosome 1, PFLA_1.0, whole genome shotgun sequence, one region includes:
- the glceb gene encoding D-glucuronyl C5-epimerase B produces the protein MRCLAARVNYKTLIVICALFTLITVLLWNRCSSDTSLRFLPRAALVAPSPKVGDASISSQQHPPQPPEPPPVVGVVAGIKYEEIDCLINDESTIKGRREGGEIYLPFSWMEKYFEVYGKVAQYDGYDRFEFQHSYSKVYAQREPYHPNGVFMSFEGYNVEVRDRVKCISGVEGVPLSTQWGPQGYFYAIQIAQYGLSHYSKNLTERPPHVEVYDTAEDRDSRASTAPWSVPKGCVLSRVLDKTRATSVRQFSAPESSEGVSLQLGNSKDFILSLDIKFASNGSVSVILETTEKGPPFTIHYVTSTQLIAFKDHEITYGVGPRSTWSTLTRDLLTDLRKGVGLSNTKAVKATKIMPRRVVRLILHGRGFVDNVTISTTAHMAAFFAASDWLMRNQDERGGWPIMVTRKLGEGFRPLEPGWYSAMAQGQAMSTLVRAYLLTKDQAYLDAALKATGPYKVPSAQHGVKAVFMNKYDWYEEYPTTPSSFVLNGFIYSLLGLYDLTETAGEKLGREAGQLFSRGMESLKAMLPLFDTGSGSIYDLRHFMVATAPNLARWDYHTTHINQLQLLASIDNAPIFKDVVKRWKNYLKGIRAKHN, from the exons ATGCGCTGCCTGGCTGCTCGGGTGAACTACAAGACCCTGATCGTTATCTGTGCCCTCTTTACACTCATTACTGTGCTGCTGTGGAACCGCTGCTCCAGTGACACCTCCCTACGCTTCCTTCCCCGTGCTGCCTTGGTTGCTCCAAGTCCCAAGGTGGGGGATGCTAGCATCAGCAGCCAGCAACACCCTCCACAACCTCCAGAGCCCCCGCCTGTTGTTGGGGTTGTCGCAGGGATCAAGTATGAAGAAATCGACTGCCTGATCAATGATGAATCTACAATCAAAGGCCGGCGGGAGGGCGGCGAGATATACTTGCCCTTTAGCTGGATGGAAAAATACTTTGAAGTATACGGCAAAGTGGCGCAGTACGATGGCTACGATCGGTTTGAGTTCCAGCACAGCTATTCAAAGGTTTACGCACAGCGTGAGCCCTACCACCCCAATGGAGTCTTCATGTCATTTGAGGGATACAATGTGGAGGTCCGCGACCGTGTCAAGTGTATAAGTGGAGTGGAAG GCGTGCCTCTGTCTACTCAGTGGGGCCCTCAGGGCTACTTCTACGCCATCCAGATTGCTCAGTATGGCTTAAGCCACTACAGCAAAAACCTGACGGAGCGCCCTCCCCACGTGGAGGTCTACGATACAGCCGAGGACCGAGACAGCCGGGCCAGCACAGCGCCTTGGAGTGTGCCGAAAGGTTGCGTCCTCAGCCGTGTCCTCGACAAGACCAGAGCTACCTCCGTGCGTCAGTTCAGTGCTCCGG AGTCCTCGGAAGGCGTGTCCCTCCAGCTGGGTAACTCCAAAGACTTCATCCTCAGCTTGGACATCAAGTTTGCCTCCAATGGCAGCGTGTCTGTGATCCTGGAAACAACGGAGAAGGGCCCGCCATTTACCATCCACTACGTGACCAGCACGCAGCTTATCGCCTTCAAAGACCATGAAATCACATATGGTGTCGGGCCACGAAGCACCTGGAGCACTCTGACCCGGGACCTGCTCACCGACCTCAGGAAGGGTGTCGGGCTGTCCAACACCAAAGCTGTGAAGGCCACGAAG ATCATGCCAAGACGGGTGGTGCGATTAATCCTACATGGGCGTGGCTTTGTTGACAATGTTACTATCTCCACCACTGCCCACATGGCCGCCTTCTTCGCCGCCAGCGACTGGCTGATGCGCAACCAGGACGAGCGAGGTGGCTGGCCCATCATGGTCACCCGTAAACTGGGGGAAGGCTTCCGGCCTCTGGAGCCCGGCTGGTACTCAGCCATGGCTCAGGGCCAGGCCATGTCCACCCTGGTGAGAGCCTACCTCCTCACCAAGGACCAGGCGTACCTTGACGCTGCGCTGAAGGCAACAGGACCCTACAAGGTGCCTTCAGCGCAGCACGGGGTCAAAGCTGTGTTCATGAACAAATACGACTGGTATGAAGAATACCCCACCACACCCAGCTCCTTTGTCCTCAACGGCTTCATCTACTCCCTGCTGGGACTCTACGACTTGACTGAGACAGCCGGGGAGAAGCTTGGCAGGGAGGCCGGGCAGCTGTTCAGCCGCGGCATGGAGTCGCTGAAGGCCATGCTGCCGCTCTTTGACACGGGCTCTGGGAGCATCTACGACCTGCGTCACTTCATGGTGGCCACAGCACCCAACCTGGCACGCTGGGACTATCACACCACGCACATTAACCAGCTGCAGCTGCTGGCATCCATAGACAATGCTCCCATCTTTAAGGATGTGGTCAAGCGCTGGAAAAACTACTTAAAAGGGATTCGTGCCAAGCACAACTAG